The genomic interval ATTTACTggtattattactttttaaaatgataatggataaaatgtttttctcctcTTACAGCCCAACAAGTCCCTGTTTCTTGTTTATCCTAGACTTTTTAATATTGATTCCAAATTCTTGAGCTCACATTCTTCTGATTCTCATTTACATTGACCTACATTTCCTCCCCAAATTAATCCTTGTTTTCCTTACTTTTCAGCTCATAGTTCCATAACATGGCACAATATGGATCAGCATGGAAAGAAATACTGTTTATAGAATGGTCTTTTTAGTTGCATTTTAAGATAGCACTTTTGAATGTTGTCATTGCATTTTAAAGTTAAtccatcaaaattttatttatttatttatttgatactggggattgaaaccaagggtacttaaccactgagccatatccctagcccttttttgtatcttattaagagacaaggtctcactgagttgcctagagcctcaataagttgctgagtctggctttgaacttgtcaaagcctcagcctcctgagccattgggattacaggtatggacCACCACGCCTGATAGCCAATCAAATTTTATTAAGCACatttttgtttggtactagggattgaacccagggcactctaccactgagctgtacccccagccctttctagtttttattttgaaatgggttcTGGCTAAATTGGCCAGGCTACTATTGAATTTACAATCCTGTATCAGCTATCccagaagctgggattataggtatgcactacCACACTCTGGCTACTAAGTACTTTTGAAAAGATACTAGAGATATAAGTCATCCCTGGTATAAAGTTAGCATCTtgttaattttatctttgaatgagttaaaaaagaaaatgctgtagTGCTATGTGTGTCTTGAATAGATTGTTTCTCAGGAAAGGAGAATTTGCTGTAAGCTTAAATTTAATGATCAAAGAAGTTTCATTGGAGTTATTGAGAATTAGGTGAGGCCAAAACACATGGTAACATATCATTAATGTTAACCGAGTTTGGGAAATTTGAGCATGTGAGATGATTTAAATCCACTAGTTCAATATTTGGTATGCAAATGCAAATTGGTAGTATAAACAGTGTTAACCTTTGAAATGGCTATAGGGATATAGAGGCAACATGCTAATTCCAggttattctttttcattttttcaaaatagttttcttCAGACTGAGTAATCCAAGTTTGAAGTTTGAAGTATTCTAAGTGTTTATGTTATTGTGAATattctaaacatttaaaaatattagagattTTTTATTTGGACTTATTTGCTGCTCTTACTTTATTAAAGTTAGTAGTGAGGGTATTTGCATGAAATTTGTAGTTTCATAGGCCCTAAAAGGGAATTGATAtaagcatattattttattttattttaaatatcagataAGTCTTCCTAATAGTGTCTCCAgaacatacttttttttaaagagagagagagaattttttaatatttattttttagttttcagtggacacaacatctttattttatttttatatggtgctgaggatcgaacccagcgccccccgcatgccaggcgaacgtgttaccgcttgagccacatcccccgccctgATATAAGCATATTATGTTGGAATTTAAACCCAGATATTGATGTACCATATAACCTGATTGAATAAAAGAAATTGTGGTTGTAGTTTGGggttttcaaaaaaatgtatCACTATAttgctgtgttagtcagcttgttgtcattgtgaccaaaatacctgacaataacaacttaaaagaagaaatatttattgtggctcacagtttcagaaaatTCAATCAGATAGATGGTCAGCTGTCTCTATTGCTGTGGACCTGAAATGAAGCATGAGGCAGACCAACATGGTGGAAGGAGGAAAGCTCatagcagctgggaagcagagggagagtgAGAGATTCCAGGGAGAATATAATCCCTTTCAccttcagtgacctacttcctttaaTCCTACCTCCCTGTAGTGCATCTCCCaatcaatgggttaatccactgatgtgagCCCTCTGTGAttcaatcattgcctaaaagcctaCCAATGaaccatgctttcaacacatgagcttttttaaaaatagcttttatttttaaaaaattaatatgtatggggctggggatgtggctcaagcagtagcgcgcttgcctggcatgcgtgcaccacatacaaacaaagatgtatccgccaaaaactaaaaaataaatatattaaaaaaatctcactctctctttaaaaaaaaaaaaagtacattccaggaaacagaaaaacaaagaacaaagtcaTCCAGTCACAAACAGCTTTTTGAACGTGTTCAACACAcgaactttgggggacattctagatccaaaccatacaaTTGCTGGAGTTTCTCCAGCCAAAAAAGTGTTCTTATATGGTGAATAAATAGACACAAACATTAATTTATAACCTGCTTTATATATAAAGCAGTGCTTTAAGGCTTACCCTGAATATTGTTCTGATAAGTCACTTACTGGCTTTCTACTGTTTACTATATCAGAACTTTTTATTTGagcaacatttatattttaaatcatattccCAAATATTCTAATTGATTTTTCCCTTTATATTGTAGGGTCATATTTGTGGCTTTCCATGATGTCTCAAAGCATGAGTGATGATAACATTAGTAGCTTACATACCAATGAAGCAGAAATTGAatcagaaaacatgagaaaaagattcttcagaaatttagcaatgttactagaaaacaaaagtaataatacTAAGATATTTTCTAAAGCAAAGTACTGTCAATTAATAAGGGAAGTAAAAGAGGCTAAAGCTAAAGCAAAAAAAGAATCAGTTGACTACCGTCGCTTGGCTAGATTTGATGTTATCCTTGTGCATGGAAAAGAGAAGCTGATTGAGGCTATAAATGGAGAAACAGATAAAATACGTTATTATTTACACAGTGAGGACTTATTCGACATTCTTCATGATACACATCTTAGCATTGGACATGCTGGACGTACCCGCATGGAGAAAGAATTACAAGCAAAATATAAGAACATCACAAAAGAAGTTATAATGCTATACCTCACACTCTGTAAACCATGCCAACAGAAAAACTCAAAACTCAAGAAAGTTCTAACATCAGAAATTAAGGAAGTTAACTCAAGATGCCAAGTAGATCTCATAGACATGCAATTGAATCCTGATGGGGAGTAtaaatttattatgtattatcaAGACCTTCATACAAAGTTAAGTTTTTTGCGATCACTAAAGTCTAAAAGGTCTGAGGAAGTTGCACATgctcttttagatatttttacaATTATTGGAGCACCCAATGTCTTACAATCCAACAATGGGAGGGAATTTTCAAGCCAGATTGTCAGTGAACTCAGTAATATTTGTCCAGAATTGAAAATTGTCCATGGGAAAGCTCAGGCCTACCAAAGCCAAAGTTCTATAGAACAAACTAATGAGATCCAAAAGAGAATCTTCTCCTGGATGCAAACAAACAACTCTCCACACTGGACTGAATTTTTGTGGTTCATTCAGATGACCCAAAACCGATCCTATCACAGAGGTGTACAGCAGACTCCATGTGAAGGTACATTCAGATCTGAAGCTAAACTGGACCTGTCCCATTCTCAGTTAACTGAAGAATTTGTTGCCAAATTGCAcagagaaaatgaattaaatcaaGCCAACAGAGAGTTAGAAAATACTTTAAGAGCCCAGTATGAAGAAAACATTGAGACTGGAATAGATAGTAGTGATATTGAAGAAAATCTTTCTATTACCCCTAATATGGCTGAAAAAAACCCTTCTGAAAGCAGACTAAGATTTTTATCCTGTGTAGTTTGTGAAAAAGAATGCACAGGTGCCAATAGTTGTATATCATGTCTAGGAAATGTCCATGCAATCTGTGGAGTGCCTTCTCAACATGAGACTGAGGTCTGTGGTCACCAAATAACTTGTAGTCTTTGCCATGAGACCAGTTCAGTGAAAAGGAAACATAATGAGATTCAAAGAGGTTTGGCTGTTCAACCTTCTAAAATGCTAAAGTCATCAGAGACACCATTTTCACCAGACACAGTAGGAGACTGGGTAAGAGTTTTGAATATCCACTGTAGATGAAAGCAGGGTAAGAGCCTCATACTTTACTGTGAACAGGATAATTATTTATGAATATGAATTACTTGACAAGGTGTACCAAATCACATTTTGAccatcttaaatatatttttcctcaaaGAAAGGCAAATTGCTTTAATGCCTCccaccagcttttttttttttttttttttcccaagttggAGGTTATAACCTTAGATGTTTCCTGGTTTATTTTTCTAGGGTTTTACAGCTGTCTGGTGTCAGGCATTTCTCATGGGATGAAAAAGCTAAGAGTAAGAGGACAAATAGTGTATATGACAGATGGTATGCTTCTATGGAAGAATGAATTGggaataaatgaatttaatgcTACTTTTTTCAATTATATGTGAATTTGGGTGGGAACATTAGctaagaaaggacattttaaatcatatttagaaGGGGTTAGAGTAATGAATTTGATTTGAAGATATGGGTTTGTGCTGGGTAAGAGTTCAGTTGCAGAACTTAAATAGCATGATTTAATACCTAAATTGTTTTAAACCAGGAGTTTTATGAGGTAGAgctaatgttttgaaatatggaGGTTACACATGATTTAGGCCAGAGGTACTCAAAAGTGTGACTTGTAGACCAGTAATTATCTGCAAACAGTTTTTACTAGTCCATAatgaaataagtataaaaattgaGATTATTAGAAACATTTATAATGATTTGACATTGCAACAACATCCAAGCACATGTTTAATAAATTTGCCTTACTGAATAGAGTATAGAACAGTTTGGGTGTTAGTAAGTTTAAAGGTGGTAGGAGTTGCATGCTAGTCAAACACAATTAAGTTCACATTATAGTGTGTGATATTTTTCATGCAGTTTGTTGGATTAACCCAAAGGATATAAAGCTcagaaaatgtaaacatttattttataactttttaaaaagctttttaaattttttagttgtagatagacacaatacttttaatttatttatttttatgtggtgctgaggatcaaacccagtgcctcacacatgctaggcaagcgctctactactaagctGCAGTTGCAGCCCcattattttataactttctaattttgttttattttatatttttgtagtactggggatttaactcagccTCAGGCGCACTGCAGGGCTGCAGTGGgcaggggctctaccactgagctgcatccctaaatcttataacttattttaatatcatCTTTTTAATCAAGTCTAGTTTTGAgtttattatttgaatttattaaCTAAAAGAGGgaagtaatatttatattatttatttttaatcttaatttgcAGATGGCAAAACAAACTTCACTGGATTTTTTTGTAAAGAAGAGACACACCTTTTCTGAATACAGAAgtagtaaaaaaagaaatagtaacaaTAGAAGTCATGCTGAAGATGTGAAAACCAAAAGAGTTCATACTAGTTTTACTCGGAAATATGATCCTTCATACATTGAGTTTGGTTTTGTAGCTGTAATTGATGGAGAAGTACTAAAACCACAGTGTATTATTTGTGGAGATGTACTGGCGAATGAAGCAATGAAACCATCAAAACTTAAGCGACATTTATATTcgaaacataaagaaataagttCTCAACCAaaagaattctttgaaaaaaagagTAGTGAATTGAAAACTCAACCAAAGCAGGTGTTTAGTGTTTCTCATATAAACATTAGTGCTTTACGGGCTTCATATAAAGTAGCGCTTCCAGTTGCTAAGTCTAAAACACCATACACAATTGCTGAGACACTAGTGAAAGACTGCATCAAAGAAGTTTGCTTGGAAATGTTGGGTGAATCTGCAGCAAAAAAGGTAGCTCAAGTACCACTTTCCAATGACACCATAGCTCGACGTATTCAGGAACTGGCTAATGATATGGAAGATCAACtcatagaacaaataaaattggcaaaatatttttcattacaaCTTGATGAATGTAGAGATATTGCCAACCTGATAATCCTATTAGTCTATGTGAGGTTTGAGCATGATGATGATATAAaggaagaattctttttttcagCCTCTCTGCCTATAAACACAACTAGCTCAGAACTGTATGAAGCTGTGAAGAATTATGTTGTTGACAAATGTGGCTTGGAATTTAAGTTTTGTGTAGGAGTATGCTCTGATGCTGCAGCTTCAATGACAGGAAAACATTCCAAAGTGATTACCCAGATCAAGGAACTTGCACCAGAATGTAAAACAACACATTTCTTCATTCATCAGGACAGTCTTGCTATGAAAAAAATATCAGCTGAACTTCATAGTGTGCTTACTGACATAGTAAAAATTGTGAATTATGTAAAATCTAATGCGTTGAATTCAAGATTATTCTCCTTATTATGTGATAATATGGAAGTTGATCATAAGCAACTGTTATTGCATGCTGAGATACGGTGGTTGTCAAGGGGAAAAATTTTGTCAACAATGTTTGAAATACGAAATGAACTATTAATGTTTCTGCAAGGCAAGAAACCTGTTTGGTCTCAGCTTTTTAAAGATGTGAATTGGATAGCCAGACTTGCTTATTTGTCTGAtatattcagtatttttaatgATCTTAATGCTTCTATGCAAGGAAAGAATACAACATGTTTTTCAATGGCAGATAAGATTGAAGGACAAAAACAAAAGTTAGAAAGTTGGAAAAACAGAGTATCTACAGATTGTTATGATATGTTCCATAATTTAACAACATTCATAAATGAAGTAGGTCATGATCTTGATATTGCATATTTGCAAGAAGTTATCAGTGAACATCTTAGAAATTTGTTAGAAtaccttgaattttattttccatcaaaAGAAGATCCACGCATAGGAAATTCATGGATCCAAAACCCATTTCTTTCCTCAAAAGATAGTTTAAATTTAACTATAACCCTCCATGATAAGTTGTTGAAACTGGCTACTGATGAAGGattgaaaataaagtttgaaaatacAGCATCACTTGCTTCATTTTggataaaagttaaaaatgaatatcCTGAGCTCGCTGAGATTGCTTTAAAATCTCTTCTTTTATTCCCTTCAACATACCTCTGTGAAACAGGATTCTCTACTTTAAgtgttattaaaacaaaacatagaaacagTTTAAATATACATTATCCCTTGAGAGTAGCATTGTCATCAATTCAACCTAGATTAGACAAATTAACAAGCAAGAAACAAGCTCACTTATCACATTAAAAACTTTATTAATGTATATAGATGGTTATTCAAAATGTGCATACATTTAGTGTGAGGAATTTGCTATTGCACTTTAAACACTCTGTTTAGTTACAATTATGGAAGTATAAAGTTATGAGTAAAATATCAATTCTCtatataatttgtttatatatacacTTTCAATGAGGAATttgattaatattaattttttttaatttttataattttttcttgtttgttacacttattaaaataattttgattttgtttaatatttaaaaattcatcttttagtttatatgttttttttattatatttcattagCATGTTAAGATTGTAGGACAACTTCAGGATAGGAAATGATTTCTTTGAAATGGCAGAGTAAATCAGTGAAAATTGAATTCAAGGGGTAGGATTAGAATTCAAATGCAAAGAATAAGGTCAGTAAGATGTTAAATTTGTTAAGCTGATCCAGAGGGTAGACTGGAAGTCAATGttaaattcattttgtatatGCACTGTTACCTAGTGTGTTAGTAGGTGAGGTAGAGGAAACACTTATCTTGTAATTGTGTTAAAGCTTTGGATTTGTATTGGTGAATTCTGGTTTTATAAGTGTTGGAGATTGAGCCGTAGTGAcaaatttttcaggtttttagACTTTGCTATTGTCTTCAAGGTGCTTGGGACAAAGTTAGGTATTATTACCATCTCAAATACATCTAACAACCTCTATTGTTTAGAGGTGACTTGAAAAAATATCACACATTTCTGCTCTTATGTCTCTGTATATTCACTTCTGATTGAAAACAGACTATTAGCACAAGGCAGATTCTTTAGGTTAAAAGTAACAGTCttgaaaatatgaacacatttatatGTGCACATTTGCAAAAAGTTATCAGCAATCATCTTACAAATTTTCCAGAAAGTGATAGTCTTTTCCTAGACAAGTATCAGTTTACAGTAAGTGcttcttttcaaagaaatgtaaCAAagctaaagaagagaaagatatttaaagatataaaatgttattaataacAGCCTTTTGCTTGTAAAGTGGAAGAAACATTCTCATGAAGTTTTTAAATCTTGATTGAATTATGTGTTATTGTGTGTTACTTTTAATGAAATTGTAtgactttctcaaaaaaaaaaaaaggtgataatGATGGATAGATTTAGAAAGTGATTTGACTCCTCCAACCCACAATTTATATGCCCTCTTTCCTATGTGATGAatcatttgccatttgttttagtgcttaaataaagtattgtgttttcaatgtaaaagttttaaaaagcagcatggcgattttatatttatttctaaagtaaTCTATGGAGAAAATAGACCAAGAGAGACATTgagagtatattttaaaagacaattaaaTTCTCTTACTTTTTCTctaagaagaaatataaagattATCTGTAAGCAGAATTAGATTCACCTGGACAAAAGTTTTGGTGCAAAGTCTTTTCATATACTTTAATTAGTTAcctattttttcctgaaaatgatacTGTTAGGAGGATAAATTGCGTTCTCTTTTTAGGCTATAGGAAAACTtgtctttcctctcttccctcctctgttTATTGTTTTActatacattcttttaaaaaattcatcttggggctgaggacgtggctcaagcagtagtgtgctcgcctggcatgcgcagggcgctgggttcaatcctcagcagcaccacataaaaataaaaataaagatgttgtgtccaccaaaaaataaaaaataaatattaaaaaataaaataattcatcttAATTGAAATATATGTCTAGATGACAAGATCTtactgtatattcttttttttttttttttggcaggggaggTTTACAGTCATTTTATTGTACAGAGAAACCAAGTATACAAGATTAGAGCAGATGATGGTGACCTTTTCAAGGGTGAAGCCTAAGCCTGGCTGGAAGCACACAAAACCCAGAATATCTCCTTTCTGATCCTAACCTATGTCACCTGACTCATGATGTGAGATTAGTGCTGCACAACCACAAGGAATGAAGAAAGGACCAGCTGGGCAGAGGCAGCATCCCAAGAGGAGGCAATTACACAATCATGATGAGGATGCTAACAAAGTGCAGTTACCTACTCTCCACTATTCTTTACCAAGAAATAAAGGGTATGGCATgaactgaaaattatatttttcgtTTTTAAATAGATCCTGATAGGATGGGGTTCCTTGTTAATCAAGAATGGGATGAAAATCTAGGCTAATTATAGATCTTGTGttaaagaaaagaacaacaatgataagagaatattttttttttcttaaataagacaGGACAAGCATCTATTATTTTCGCTTCGGTGGCAACAGACTCATTGGTTTTTGTAAAGGACAATTTGTGCAATATAGTCTGTTGATAAGGATGCTCCATCATGGGGGGACAAATGTAATATTGACTCTTAATGACAGACTCAGAGTCCAGTTGAAAGAAATGATGCACTCACCACTATCATCCTGCATGTGAATCTCACAACATGAGACACAGCTCATGCTAGATCCACAGAGGAACCACTTACAATTTCAATGTCATGACAGGTTTTTGGTGTTGTGACTTATACATGCAAACTCTTTCAAAAAAGTTGGAGATAAAAGGATGGGGGAGGGCTGGAGATATTGCTCAAttataaagtgcttgcctcgaatgcacaaggccctgggttcaaccccaagcATCACAAGGTTAAAAAGAAGGACAGTAGAGAGTTTGGTTTAAAAACCACAGAGTTCTAGACACCAGCTATAGATGCCTCTGTTCTCTTTGACTATGTTCTTTTTTGAGAAACGCATCTAATCACTGAGTGTTATGAAATGTAGTTGAAAGAAATGATGCACTCACCACCATCATCCTGCATGTGAGTCTCACAACAGCAGGAACTGAGGACagaaaagttttctttgttcttgcaCTGTGAAGTTACTTAGTGACCTGGTGAATGGCACATTGCTGGAGGTGACCCCTGTAAAGGAGGTGCAGCCACCCTTTGTCATGTAGATGGAGAACTCCTTAGTCACTCTACCGGTTCAGACTTTAGGCGGGTGAAACACACGCTGATCTGGTCTGTGATGTGTTGCCAATTGTGGGAGTAGCCCTCCTTCTTGAGGTTGGCAGCCAGCTGGGTCCGCATGCTGATGATGCCTTTCACTTCCTGCAGTCATTATTTTTGCAAATCCGTTGAAGTCAGGATAATAGAAGTGATCCAGGGTCCATTGAGAGAAGAGTTGGAATATAAGGGATGGATCACAATCTTTAATTGTGATTCTACCCTTTTGGTTTCATCAGCATCTTTGCAGACTATGGTGAAGTCTCCTACATGCTTCCCACATAAGCCCATGTTCTTGTCATATAATTGGCAGAGACAAATATTAATGCCCTGTTCGAGAAAGTAGCACACAGCTCAGACATCCTTGGTACTATCATCACTGGCAAAGCCTTGGAAGTCATGTCAAAGATGGCaaggaaattctttttctttaccaTAGATTCTATTTTCTTCAACTGCTCAGGATGAGGGTCCGTTCCAGTGGGACTGTGGGCACAGGCATGCAGGAGAACAACACTGctctggtatttttaaaatgtcttttatggCGCCTGTGAAGTCAAAAGTGCAAGTCTTGGGGTCATAGTATTGATAGCATCCCTGAAAATGGGTGTGTGATTTCGCCAGGATGTTTTGGGTAGAAAGACAACTCAGctgaactttaaaaaatctttccagaAAATTGGCTCTGACCCTTAAGGCCCCAGTTCCAGAAATAGTCTGCACGGTGACAAATCTGCCACTTTTCAACACCTCACTGTTTTTACCCAGGGCTAGTTCTGCAGATATCTTAAAAATTCAGCCAGTTCACCAATGGATAGGTATTCCTTGTCCATATTTTTTGCAGCAATCTGGGTCTATGACCTTTTGGAGTCTAGGGAACACATAAGACTTTCCATTATCATCCAGGTAGGCACCAACTACCAAGTTCATCTTTTTGCTGTTGGTGTCTCTCTTATTTAGTGACTCCAAAAATGGGAACTGGGGTCCCATTTCCCTATGGGCCTACCAAGAGCTGGCTCTGGCAGAAGCTGTGGCAGCAAGACCTGGCTGGGAGGCGCCAGCAGCCATAGAGAGGATGGTTGGCCACAGTGCAGCAGGGCCATTGTGGATGGCAGGAAGGCAGTGGGTAGTACAAGACAGAGCAGAGGGCAAATGACTGCTGGCACAGAGGCACAGCCTCTTACTCTATATTCTTAACATGAATTTGATGACTGATAATTCTGAGGTAACCTAATCCTTCTGTTCCTATTTCCAGTctgttttaaaatgcattcacACATCTACTATATGTGGTTATTCATACACTGAGAAGGTATATTTTCTTGGGTACTTATGGTTACCCTGTGCAATACTGTTTGCTTCTAGATATCATATGTGAATGTGCTAGGTTTCAAAATTGAATTTATGTATAACAGGATTTGTGTTGAACTTTTCCTATTACCCAGAGTATTACAACTTAGAGAGGGACCAAAGATGGTTGTATGAATTCAGCCTGACATAACTGCAGGCATTTTGACTGATATCCACCACGATTGCCACAGATAATCCTAGTCAGTTTTTCTTCCATAGTTTCCCAGCAAATTATAAATACACCAAACCCTTAGAGTGACACATAGAGATTTATAACTGGACTCTGGTGCCAGGAATTGTGCCTGACTCTTTGATATTAGCTTAAGATAAACCAAATACATTCTGACTTACATAAAGCTTTGTTTGTCTTAAccaatgtttgtgtgtgtgtgtaattctgACCCAAATTTTTGTGGGGATTCATTTGGTCTTCTTGTTGCCCAGAACCATGCTTCTGTCAATATGTTCCTCAATAAGTTGTACTCTGTGCAATTCTGgtcttttttcttcagttttacaGTTCCTTGAGGCAGGTCTTCATACACTGGGACCAAATTGTTCCAGATCAATGGGTAAAGGAAAGTACTTCATATTATAAAGAAATCT from Ictidomys tridecemlineatus isolate mIctTri1 chromosome 8, mIctTri1.hap1, whole genome shotgun sequence carries:
- the Scand3 gene encoding SCAN domain-containing protein 3 isoform X3, coding for MEEIIPLDFAKESLGTHLQSMEDRMECDSPEPHLLQDNGSYLWLSMMSQSMSDDNISSLHTNEAEIESENMRKRFFRNLAMLLENKSNNTKIFSKAKYCQLIREVKEAKAKAKKESVDYRRLARFDVILVHGKEKLIEAINGETDKIRYYLHSEDLFDILHDTHLSIGHAGRTRMEKELQAKYKNITKEVIMLYLTLCKPCQQKNSKLKKVLTSEIKEVNSRCQVDLIDMQLNPDGEYKFIMYYQDLHTKLSFLRSLKSKRSEEVAHALLDIFTIIGAPNVLQSNNGREFSSQIVSELSNICPELKIVHGKAQAYQSQSSIEQTNEIQKRIFSWMQTNNSPHWTEFLWFIQMTQNRSYHRGVQQTPCEGTFRSEAKLDLSHSQLTEEFVAKLHRENELNQANRELENTLRAQYEENIETGIDSSDIEENLSITPNMAEKNPSESRLRFLSCVVCEKECTGANSCISCLGNVHAICGVPSQHETEVCGHQITCSLCHETSSVKRKHNEIQRGLAVQPSKMLKSSETPFSPDTVGDWMAKQTSLDFFVKKRHTFSEYRSSKKRNSNNRSHAEDVKTKRVHTSFTRKYDPSYIEFGFVAVIDGEVLKPQCIICGDVLANEAMKPSKLKRHLYSKHKEISSQPKEFFEKKSSELKTQPKQVFSVSHINISALRASYKVALPVAKSKTPYTIAETLVKDCIKEVCLEMLGESAAKKVAQVPLSNDTIARRIQELANDMEDQLIEQIKLAKYFSLQLDECRDIANLIILLVYVRFEHDDDIKEEFFFSASLPINTTSSELYEAVKNYVVDKCGLEFKFCVGVCSDAAASMTGKHSKVITQIKELAPECKTTHFFIHQDSLAMKKISAELHSVLTDIVKIVNYVKSNALNSRLFSLLCDNMEVDHKQLLLHAEIRWLSRGKILSTMFEIRNELLMFLQGKKPVWSQLFKDVNWIARLAYLSDIFSIFNDLNASMQGKNTTCFSMADKIEGQKQKLESWKNRVSTDCYDMFHNLTTFINEVGHDLDIAYLQEVISEHLRNLLEYLEFYFPSKEDPRIGNSWIQNPFLSSKDSLNLTITLHDKLLKLATDEGLKIKFENTASLASFWIKVKNEYPELAEIALKSLLLFPSTYLCETGFSTLSVIKTKHRNSLNIHYPLRVALSSIQPRLDKLTSKKQAHLSH